A genomic window from Sporosarcina sp. Marseille-Q4063 includes:
- a CDS encoding metal-sulfur cluster assembly factor, with the protein MSQEMKDSMLGAIENVIDPELGIDIVNLGLIYDVELDEEGTAKVTMTLTSMGCPMGPQIVANIKQELMELPEVKDVDVNIIWSPPWSKDNMSRYAKMALGVR; encoded by the coding sequence ATGAGTCAAGAAATGAAAGACAGTATGTTGGGCGCAATTGAAAACGTTATCGACCCTGAGCTTGGGATTGATATTGTAAATCTAGGGCTTATTTATGATGTTGAATTAGATGAAGAAGGCACGGCAAAAGTAACGATGACACTTACATCAATGGGATGTCCAATGGGACCTCAAATTGTTGCGAATATTAAACAAGAACTTATGGAGCTTCCAGAAGTAAAAGACGTAGACGTCAATATTATTTGGAGTCCGCCATGGTCAAAAGACAATATGTCGCGTTACGCAAAAATGGCATTAGGCGTTCGCTAA
- a CDS encoding DUF2929 family protein — MRFILTFVWSFALVTLLNYVVGAIANVPFNFEAGIIISVVVGILVILVGESMPEGPISDN, encoded by the coding sequence TTGAGATTCATTTTAACTTTTGTATGGTCATTCGCTTTAGTAACATTGCTTAATTATGTTGTTGGAGCGATTGCAAACGTTCCGTTCAATTTTGAAGCAGGCATAATTATATCAGTAGTTGTAGGAATTTTAGTAATTCTTGTTGGCGAATCAATGCCAGAAGGACCTATTTCGGATAATTGA
- the manA gene encoding mannose-6-phosphate isomerase, class I, whose amino-acid sequence MKQPLFLEPVFQERIWGGTALNEQFGYNTPSNRTGECWAISAHPNGPSIVRNGDFAGKTLIELWQEQPALFGNHQTEVFPLLTKILDANTNLSVQVHPDDAYANVHENGELGKTECWYIIDCEEGAEIIFGHNAKTKEEFTELIEKGEWNRLLRKVKIKPGDFFYVPSGTIHALGQGTVVLETQQSSDTTYRLYDYDRVDQDGQLRELHIDKSIAVSTIPHRDTVTTPEQSTIPGATITKFVEAEYFTVYKWDIDGKAKFNFKSFLLASVIDGDGTLTIGDESYPYKKGDHFILPANADEFQMEGKATLIVSHI is encoded by the coding sequence ATGAAACAACCATTATTTTTAGAACCAGTATTTCAAGAACGAATTTGGGGCGGAACTGCTTTGAATGAGCAGTTTGGTTATAATACACCGTCTAATCGTACCGGGGAATGTTGGGCGATTTCAGCACACCCAAATGGTCCGTCAATAGTGAGAAACGGTGATTTTGCAGGAAAAACGTTAATTGAACTGTGGCAAGAACAACCGGCGTTATTTGGAAATCATCAAACAGAAGTATTTCCGCTTTTAACAAAAATTTTGGACGCGAACACGAATTTATCCGTTCAAGTTCATCCAGATGATGCATATGCCAATGTGCATGAAAATGGCGAGCTTGGAAAGACAGAATGTTGGTATATTATTGATTGTGAAGAAGGCGCAGAAATCATTTTTGGTCACAATGCTAAGACGAAAGAAGAGTTTACTGAGCTGATTGAAAAAGGTGAATGGAATCGTTTGCTGCGAAAGGTGAAAATTAAACCGGGTGATTTTTTCTATGTGCCAAGCGGAACGATTCATGCATTAGGTCAGGGAACCGTCGTACTAGAAACACAGCAAAGTTCAGATACGACTTATCGTTTGTATGACTACGACCGAGTTGATCAAGACGGCCAGCTACGTGAATTACATATCGATAAATCGATTGCCGTTTCAACGATTCCCCATCGCGATACTGTAACAACACCAGAGCAGAGCACAATTCCGGGGGCAACGATTACAAAGTTTGTTGAAGCGGAGTATTTCACTGTGTATAAATGGGATATTGACGGAAAAGCGAAATTTAACTTTAAATCATTTTTGTTAGCAAGTGTCATTGACGGTGACGGGACATTAACGATTGGAGATGAATCATACCCTTATAAAAAAGGTGACCATTTCATACTTCCCGCAAATGCTGATGAATTTCAAATGGAAGGAAAAGCGACGCTGATTGTTTCGCATATTTGA
- the fabF gene encoding beta-ketoacyl-ACP synthase II, giving the protein MTKRRVVITGIGAISPVGNTAEESWEAVINGQSGIGPLTRLDSDQFPVKVAAEVKDFNIEDYIERKEARKMDRFTHYALAASIMAMKDAGLEELDEELKLRTGVWIGSGIGGMETHEQQFLTFQERGYRRVSPFFVPMMIPDMASGQVSIHFGAKGINSCTVTACASGTNSIGDAFEVIRRGEADVMISGGAEAPITTMAVAGFCANKALSLNPDPSQASRPFDAERDGFVIGEGAGIVILEEYEHAVKRGAKIYAELIGYGSTGDAHHITAPAPEGEGAARAMMQAIEEGEISPDKIDYINAHGTSTPYNDQFETMAAKTVFGDHAYKLAISSTKSMTGHLLGAAGGLEAIFTVKALQEGILPPTTNYVNADPECDLDVVPNEARKANIEYAMSNSLGFGGHNATLIFKKI; this is encoded by the coding sequence ATGACTAAACGACGTGTAGTTATTACAGGGATTGGTGCTATTTCACCGGTAGGGAATACAGCTGAAGAATCATGGGAAGCTGTTATTAATGGTCAATCGGGTATTGGCCCGTTGACCAGACTCGACAGTGACCAGTTCCCAGTTAAAGTAGCCGCTGAGGTAAAAGATTTTAATATCGAGGATTATATAGAACGTAAAGAAGCGCGTAAAATGGACCGCTTTACTCATTACGCACTTGCTGCATCGATTATGGCAATGAAAGATGCCGGGTTGGAAGAGCTCGATGAAGAACTTAAACTTCGTACAGGCGTCTGGATCGGCTCTGGAATAGGCGGCATGGAGACGCATGAACAACAGTTTTTAACGTTCCAAGAAAGAGGCTATCGCCGAGTAAGCCCATTTTTCGTACCAATGATGATCCCAGATATGGCTTCTGGTCAAGTATCGATTCATTTCGGTGCGAAAGGGATTAACTCTTGTACAGTAACTGCTTGTGCATCTGGAACGAACTCGATTGGGGATGCATTCGAAGTGATTCGCCGCGGCGAAGCAGACGTTATGATTTCAGGCGGTGCAGAAGCGCCAATCACGACAATGGCTGTCGCTGGATTTTGTGCAAACAAAGCGCTGTCTTTGAACCCGGACCCGTCTCAAGCATCTCGTCCATTTGATGCCGAACGTGACGGCTTTGTAATCGGCGAAGGTGCGGGAATCGTTATTCTCGAAGAATACGAACATGCGGTTAAACGTGGTGCGAAAATTTACGCGGAACTTATCGGGTACGGCTCAACTGGTGATGCGCATCATATTACTGCACCGGCTCCAGAAGGAGAAGGGGCGGCACGCGCAATGATGCAAGCGATTGAAGAAGGCGAAATTTCTCCAGATAAAATCGACTATATTAATGCTCATGGTACAAGTACGCCCTACAACGACCAGTTTGAGACGATGGCGGCGAAGACCGTTTTCGGTGACCATGCCTACAAACTTGCGATCAGCTCGACGAAATCGATGACAGGACATCTTCTAGGGGCAGCTGGTGGTCTTGAAGCAATCTTTACAGTAAAAGCGCTTCAAGAAGGAATTCTACCGCCAACAACGAACTACGTGAATGCTGATCCAGAATGCGATCTTGATGTCGTGCCAAATGAAGCGCGAAAAGCAAATATCGAATACGCGATGAGCAACTCACTCGGTTTCGGCGGACATAACGCTACGCTTATTTTCAAGAAAATATAA
- a CDS encoding beta-ketoacyl-ACP synthase III, with translation MNAGLLGVGKYVPSHILTNEDLEKRMDTSDEWIRTMTGIEERRIAADDMDTSHMAYNAAVNAIENSGVSPEEIGLILVATVTPDRPFPAVSTMLQEQLGAKNAAAMDVSAACAGFMYGLVTAKQFVESGTYDYVLVVGVEKLSKITDWDDRNTAVLFGDGAGAAVVGKVSEGRGILSFELGADGSGGKHLYQDEKLIMNGREVFKFAVRQMGQSALNVIEKAGLDKDDVDYLIPHQANIRIMEASRERLGLPIEKMSKTIHKYGNTSAASIPISLVDDLAEGKVKDDDVIVFVGFGGGLTWGAICMRWGK, from the coding sequence ATGAATGCAGGTTTATTAGGAGTAGGAAAATACGTGCCGTCACATATATTAACAAACGAAGATCTTGAAAAACGAATGGATACATCCGATGAATGGATTCGGACTATGACAGGGATTGAAGAAAGAAGAATTGCTGCCGATGATATGGATACATCTCATATGGCTTACAACGCGGCGGTCAATGCAATTGAAAATTCCGGGGTGAGCCCAGAAGAAATCGGTTTAATACTGGTCGCAACTGTTACACCGGATCGTCCATTTCCAGCCGTCTCGACGATGCTACAAGAACAGTTGGGCGCTAAAAATGCGGCAGCAATGGATGTTTCAGCGGCATGCGCAGGCTTTATGTATGGTTTGGTAACTGCGAAGCAATTTGTTGAATCAGGAACATATGACTATGTGCTCGTCGTTGGTGTTGAGAAATTATCTAAAATAACGGACTGGGATGACCGTAATACGGCTGTACTATTTGGCGACGGCGCAGGAGCAGCGGTTGTCGGAAAAGTAAGTGAAGGTCGTGGAATTTTATCATTCGAACTTGGCGCAGACGGATCCGGCGGAAAACATCTTTATCAAGATGAAAAGCTTATCATGAACGGTCGCGAAGTATTTAAATTTGCGGTGCGTCAAATGGGGCAGTCTGCCTTGAATGTAATCGAGAAAGCTGGTTTGGATAAAGATGATGTTGATTATTTGATCCCGCATCAAGCCAATATTCGAATCATGGAAGCTTCACGTGAACGACTCGGCTTACCAATTGAGAAAATGTCGAAAACGATTCATAAATACGGAAATACATCCGCTGCATCGATTCCGATTTCACTTGTCGATGACCTTGCAGAGGGCAAAGTCAAAGACGATGATGTTATCGTATTCGTCGGTTTCGGCGGAGGATTAACTTGGGGCGCAATTTGTATGCGATGGGGTAAATAA
- a CDS encoding ATP-dependent Clp protease ATP-binding subunit: protein MQGQQEDERTPLEQFGRNLVEEVKNGKMDPVIGRDEEIRNTIRILSRKTKNNPVLIGEPGVGKTAIVEGLAQRIVKGDVPEGLKGREIFELDMSALIAGAKYRGEFEERLKSVLKQVKDSEGQIILFIDEIHTIVGAGKTDGAMDAGNMLKPMLARGELYCIGATTLDEYRMYIEKDPALERRFQQVVVREPSVEDTVSILRGLKEMYELHHGVRIHDRAIVAAAALSNRYITERFLPDKAIDLIDEASAMIRTEIDSMPQELDAVTRRMMQLEIEEQALQKEKDTASQTRLEILREELQELKDSSADMRSQWESEKETLSKIQEKRGQLDHFRRELEDAENRYDLNKAAELRHGKIPAAEAELKTLEAPLLDGKESRLLREEVTEEEIASIVARWTGIPVTKLVEGEREKLLRLRETLQERVIGQDDAVQLVTEAVWRARAGIQDPNKPIGSFLFLGPTGVGKTELAKTLAATLFDSEDHFIRIDMSEYMEKHSVSRLVGAPPGYIGYEEGGQLTEAVRRNPYSVVLLDEIEKAHPDVANILLQVLDDGRITDSQGRLVNFTNTVIIMTSNIGSSYLLHGLADTENHAAEDLVMAELRNHFKPELLNRMDDIIIFHSLTGNAFKRIARKMLDDLVLRLDEQEVAMKYDEAVLDWIVEEGTDADFGARPLKRFIQRHVETVVAQELIKGDIGPNGEFLLTMDEGKLDVTKKI, encoded by the coding sequence ATGCAAGGACAGCAGGAAGACGAACGGACACCGCTTGAGCAATTTGGTCGCAATCTTGTTGAAGAAGTAAAAAATGGCAAGATGGATCCTGTCATCGGGCGGGATGAAGAAATTCGGAATACAATTCGGATTCTATCGCGGAAAACGAAAAACAATCCAGTGTTAATCGGGGAACCAGGCGTCGGTAAGACGGCGATCGTGGAAGGACTCGCTCAAAGAATTGTAAAAGGCGACGTTCCTGAAGGATTGAAAGGACGCGAAATTTTCGAGTTAGATATGAGTGCGCTTATCGCAGGCGCAAAATACCGGGGTGAATTTGAGGAACGGTTAAAAAGTGTTTTGAAACAAGTGAAAGATAGTGAAGGGCAAATTATCCTTTTCATCGATGAAATTCATACGATCGTTGGAGCAGGGAAAACGGACGGTGCAATGGATGCCGGCAATATGTTAAAGCCGATGTTGGCACGCGGCGAGCTTTATTGCATCGGTGCAACGACACTTGATGAATATCGAATGTATATCGAAAAAGATCCAGCGTTGGAACGCCGTTTTCAACAAGTCGTGGTTCGCGAACCTTCTGTTGAAGATACAGTATCGATTTTACGGGGATTAAAAGAAATGTATGAGTTGCATCACGGGGTGCGTATTCATGACCGGGCGATTGTGGCGGCCGCCGCGTTGTCGAATCGTTATATTACGGAAAGATTTTTACCGGACAAAGCAATCGATTTAATCGATGAAGCAAGTGCGATGATTCGAACAGAAATCGATTCGATGCCGCAAGAACTCGACGCTGTCACTCGGAGAATGATGCAACTCGAGATCGAAGAGCAAGCTTTGCAGAAAGAAAAGGATACAGCAAGTCAAACAAGACTTGAAATATTACGGGAAGAATTACAAGAGTTGAAAGATTCTTCCGCGGATATGCGTTCTCAGTGGGAATCTGAAAAAGAAACATTAAGTAAAATCCAAGAAAAACGTGGACAACTCGATCATTTCAGACGGGAACTAGAAGACGCGGAAAACCGTTATGATTTGAATAAAGCAGCGGAACTTCGCCACGGAAAAATTCCTGCTGCGGAAGCCGAACTTAAAACACTTGAAGCGCCATTGCTTGATGGTAAGGAAAGTCGTTTGTTACGTGAAGAAGTGACTGAAGAAGAAATAGCCTCCATTGTTGCGAGATGGACGGGCATTCCAGTAACCAAACTGGTTGAAGGGGAGCGGGAAAAACTGCTTCGTTTACGTGAAACACTCCAAGAACGAGTTATCGGCCAAGACGATGCCGTGCAACTTGTCACTGAAGCAGTGTGGAGAGCGCGTGCAGGCATTCAGGATCCGAATAAACCCATTGGCTCTTTTCTATTTCTAGGACCAACAGGGGTAGGGAAAACTGAACTAGCGAAAACGTTGGCCGCAACATTATTTGATTCGGAAGATCATTTCATCCGCATTGATATGTCGGAATATATGGAGAAACACAGCGTTTCAAGACTTGTAGGTGCACCTCCGGGATATATAGGTTATGAAGAAGGCGGACAATTAACCGAAGCCGTTCGACGGAATCCTTATTCTGTTGTGCTGTTGGATGAAATTGAAAAAGCGCATCCAGATGTGGCAAATATTCTGCTGCAAGTACTTGATGATGGCCGTATTACGGATAGTCAAGGAAGGCTCGTTAATTTCACAAATACAGTAATTATCATGACTTCGAATATTGGATCATCTTATTTGCTGCATGGGTTGGCGGATACTGAAAACCATGCCGCGGAGGATCTTGTCATGGCCGAGTTAAGAAACCATTTCAAACCTGAGCTGTTGAATCGAATGGATGACATTATTATTTTCCATTCATTAACCGGTAACGCATTTAAGCGAATTGCAAGGAAAATGCTAGATGACCTCGTATTACGACTTGATGAGCAAGAAGTGGCTATGAAATATGATGAAGCTGTATTGGATTGGATTGTCGAAGAAGGGACGGATGCTGATTTCGGAGCGCGCCCACTGAAACGATTTATCCAAAGACATGTTGAAACTGTTGTTGCACAAGAATTAATCAAGGGTGACATTGGACCAAACGGGGAATTTCTACTTACAATGGATGAGGGCAAACTCGATGTAACTAAAAAAATATAA
- a CDS encoding prolyl oligopeptidase family serine peptidase — translation MILNEETWGTIPLLHIVEKENEHNEVPVVVFFHGFTSAKEHNLHYAYNLSKKGMRVLLPDAHLHGVREESLDEAELSLRFWEIVLTSIEELALIRKELKDRNLLSSAKIGVAGTSMGGITTLGALKMYDWIDAAAVMMGAAGFVELAKAQINQFESEGFKLPVTKKEKEKLYTDLAVFDITKEQSVLNQRPLFFWHGKNDPVVPYRPTYKFYEAIKADYSNVPDRLSFVTDKVAAHAVTRSGMLASVNWLAGHLYE, via the coding sequence ATGATTTTAAACGAAGAAACTTGGGGAACTATTCCTTTATTACATATAGTAGAAAAAGAAAATGAACACAATGAAGTCCCAGTCGTTGTCTTTTTCCATGGATTTACAAGTGCGAAAGAACATAATTTACACTATGCCTACAATCTTTCCAAAAAAGGAATGCGTGTACTCTTGCCCGACGCTCATTTACACGGCGTGCGCGAAGAAAGTTTGGACGAAGCCGAATTATCACTTCGATTTTGGGAAATTGTCTTAACATCCATAGAGGAACTAGCGTTAATTCGCAAAGAACTAAAAGACCGTAATCTATTATCATCCGCGAAAATTGGCGTTGCCGGAACATCGATGGGCGGAATCACAACTTTAGGCGCGTTGAAAATGTACGATTGGATCGATGCAGCGGCTGTCATGATGGGCGCAGCCGGATTTGTAGAATTAGCAAAAGCGCAAATCAACCAATTTGAATCAGAAGGGTTTAAATTGCCGGTGACAAAAAAAGAAAAAGAGAAGTTGTATACTGATTTAGCCGTATTTGATATTACAAAAGAACAGTCTGTGTTGAATCAGAGACCGCTATTCTTCTGGCACGGAAAAAATGACCCGGTCGTTCCGTACAGACCGACGTATAAGTTTTACGAAGCTATTAAAGCCGACTATAGTAACGTTCCCGATCGACTTAGTTTTGTGACGGATAAAGTTGCAGCACATGCGGTGACGAGGTCCGGCATGCTTGCTTCTGTAAATTGGCTTGCAGGTCATTTGTATGAATGA
- a CDS encoding PTS fructose transporter subunit IIABC codes for MKILAVTACPVGIAHTFMAAENLEKAGKELGIDIKVETQGSTGVENALTDRDIEEADGIIIAADRTIDKERFAGKKVIITGVQDGIRRPKELINKFKTDEVPVYKPGQRSTSSTQEDHQGSKQNPIYRHLMNGVSYMIPFIVVGGLLIAIALTLGGEQTPGGIVIPVDSIWKTVESLGGAAFTFMIPILAGFIAVSIADRPGLAPGIIGGFIAANGSFYGSEAGAGFIGGIIAGFLAGYVALAIKNLKVPRAIQPIMPIIIIPVFASLIVGLAFIYIIGAPVAGIFEALTTWLAGMQGTSSILLALILGAMISFDMGGPFNKVAFLFGAAMIVEGNYGIMGPIAVAICIPPIGMGVATFLNKKKYRETEQEAGKASFTMGLFGITEGAIPFAAQDPLRVIPSIMVGSMVGAVIAMIGHVGNKVAHGGPIVAVLGAVDNVLMFFIAAAVGVFVTAFMVNFLKKDVSFEPAVATAGDAPTPENVEETPEDTSTEGEIHKLTDITNEELIDVNLQGTIRDDIIDELINKLDANGVLDSKEAFREAIFNREAQSSTGIGANIAIPHGKSNAVKRPAVVFGLQQAGVDWNSIDGTDAKIIFMIAVPEKSAGDEHLKILQMLSRKLMDDTFRNELLAVNTTEEAYRLLDTIQ; via the coding sequence ATGAAAATATTAGCTGTAACTGCTTGTCCAGTCGGAATTGCCCATACATTTATGGCGGCCGAGAACTTGGAAAAAGCCGGTAAGGAACTCGGCATTGATATAAAAGTAGAAACACAAGGATCAACAGGCGTTGAAAATGCACTTACGGATCGTGACATTGAAGAGGCAGACGGGATTATTATTGCTGCAGATAGAACGATTGATAAAGAACGCTTTGCTGGAAAAAAAGTTATCATTACAGGGGTTCAAGACGGAATTCGGCGCCCAAAAGAGTTGATAAACAAATTTAAAACAGATGAAGTGCCTGTTTATAAACCCGGTCAACGTTCGACTTCAAGTACTCAGGAAGACCACCAGGGGTCCAAACAAAATCCAATCTATCGTCACTTAATGAACGGGGTTTCCTACATGATACCGTTTATTGTAGTCGGCGGCCTACTAATTGCGATTGCTTTAACTTTAGGTGGAGAACAAACACCTGGAGGGATTGTGATTCCTGTAGATTCGATTTGGAAAACTGTTGAAAGCCTCGGAGGCGCGGCATTCACCTTTATGATTCCTATTTTAGCCGGATTTATCGCTGTTAGTATTGCAGACAGACCAGGACTTGCGCCCGGAATTATCGGTGGATTTATCGCAGCCAATGGTAGTTTTTACGGAAGTGAGGCTGGTGCAGGATTTATCGGCGGAATTATTGCTGGGTTCCTGGCTGGTTACGTTGCACTCGCCATAAAAAACCTCAAAGTTCCAAGAGCGATACAACCAATTATGCCCATTATTATCATCCCTGTTTTCGCTTCACTCATTGTTGGATTAGCTTTCATTTACATCATCGGTGCGCCTGTTGCAGGCATTTTCGAAGCGTTAACGACTTGGCTCGCTGGTATGCAAGGGACAAGTTCAATTTTACTTGCGCTTATACTCGGTGCAATGATTTCATTTGATATGGGCGGTCCATTTAACAAAGTTGCTTTCTTATTCGGAGCGGCGATGATTGTCGAAGGGAATTATGGCATTATGGGACCCATTGCCGTAGCCATTTGTATTCCGCCAATCGGCATGGGCGTCGCAACATTTTTAAACAAAAAGAAATACCGCGAGACGGAACAAGAGGCTGGAAAAGCTTCGTTTACAATGGGCCTGTTCGGGATTACCGAAGGCGCAATTCCTTTCGCTGCACAAGATCCACTTCGGGTTATTCCAAGTATTATGGTTGGTTCCATGGTCGGGGCAGTTATTGCGATGATCGGACATGTCGGCAATAAAGTGGCTCACGGCGGACCCATCGTTGCTGTCCTTGGCGCCGTTGATAATGTACTCATGTTCTTCATCGCTGCAGCTGTCGGGGTATTCGTAACGGCATTCATGGTCAACTTTTTAAAGAAAGATGTTTCATTTGAGCCAGCAGTAGCCACAGCCGGTGATGCACCCACTCCAGAGAACGTTGAAGAGACGCCGGAAGATACATCAACTGAAGGTGAAATCCATAAATTAACAGACATTACAAATGAAGAATTAATCGATGTGAACTTGCAAGGAACGATACGTGATGACATCATTGACGAATTAATTAACAAATTAGATGCTAATGGTGTGCTTGATTCAAAAGAGGCTTTCAGAGAAGCGATCTTTAATCGTGAAGCACAAAGTTCGACAGGAATTGGCGCAAACATTGCAATTCCGCATGGTAAGTCTAATGCCGTTAAGCGCCCTGCCGTCGTTTTCGGACTTCAACAGGCTGGCGTGGATTGGAATAGCATTGATGGCACAGACGCCAAAATAATATTCATGATTGCTGTACCTGAAAAAAGTGCCGGCGACGAACATTTGAAAATCTTGCAAATGCTTTCCCGGAAGTTAATGGACGACACATTTAGAAATGAACTGCTGGCAGTAAATACCACAGAAGAAGCATATCGACTGTTGGATACGATTCAGTGA
- a CDS encoding BglG family transcription antiterminator, with amino-acid sequence MNVRQLDLINILLTSKERYLLVDDLAQELNCSEKTIRNDLKYAADLFKKHSTIQLNRKPGFGVFLLGKEEDRRRLLMLLSRNREKPTDERIFDMTYELLTAVNPLTLQHFSDQHFTNRTSIQKDLEVIAEWLRPFEITLELKQNIGVFLKAEETKRRSAIAHLVSTHTHKQQSIIHLFPEHEVHFVTSIIKKQGFAFTDETLDRLVIHIIIMIKRIKQRSPILIPEQDSKITEQVEYDQALQLVKEIEPFFALRIPESEVTYLAWHLISGKKLTIGKTNNPFLERLVTELIAEMTRLTKIDFDTDNTLFQGLSIHLQPVLNRLSYQLPIKNPLLTEIKNKYPYMFSMVILALKKSDELFQVILLEDEVAYIVLHFQASVERQKQVTLQKKRAIIVCHLGIGMSHLLRSKIERQLPDLKIIQCISKADLHNYLADDLDLIISTVELPDMPIQHIVISPLFDLADQECLLAFINSDGAAGDNQNDYATLLHFIDKNSIFLHLDVEHRFEVVEMLATSLYKQGFVQKEFIHTAVLRERTSATSIGSSIAIPHGNPTGILRSGIAVAILKQPIEWGSEKVSLVFLLAVVDEDSQVTKRLFNELSFLSEQDALIKELTQQNNTSAFLKCLTQ; translated from the coding sequence ATGAACGTACGTCAATTAGATTTAATAAATATATTGTTGACAAGTAAAGAACGTTATCTTTTAGTAGATGACTTGGCACAGGAGCTAAACTGCTCGGAAAAAACAATAAGAAATGACTTGAAATATGCAGCTGATCTTTTTAAAAAACACTCCACTATTCAACTCAACCGCAAACCAGGTTTCGGTGTTTTTTTACTTGGGAAAGAAGAAGATCGCCGACGATTATTAATGCTATTAAGTAGAAATCGTGAGAAACCGACTGATGAACGAATTTTCGATATGACATATGAACTGTTAACTGCTGTTAACCCTCTTACATTACAACACTTTTCTGATCAACACTTTACAAATAGAACGAGCATACAAAAAGATCTAGAAGTAATTGCAGAGTGGCTTCGACCGTTTGAAATCACTTTGGAATTAAAACAGAATATCGGGGTGTTTCTCAAGGCTGAAGAAACAAAAAGACGCAGCGCAATTGCTCACCTTGTTTCCACCCATACCCACAAACAGCAATCAATTATTCATCTGTTCCCTGAACATGAAGTACACTTCGTAACATCAATAATAAAAAAACAAGGTTTTGCTTTTACAGATGAAACTTTAGATCGGTTAGTCATTCATATAATAATAATGATTAAACGAATTAAACAAAGAAGCCCAATTTTAATACCGGAACAGGATTCAAAAATAACCGAGCAAGTTGAATATGATCAAGCACTACAGTTGGTGAAAGAAATCGAGCCTTTTTTCGCACTCCGAATTCCTGAAAGCGAAGTAACTTATTTGGCATGGCACTTAATTAGCGGAAAAAAATTAACAATAGGCAAAACAAACAATCCATTTCTAGAAAGGTTAGTGACTGAACTAATAGCAGAAATGACGCGATTAACAAAAATTGATTTTGACACTGATAATACATTATTTCAAGGGCTTTCCATCCACCTCCAACCAGTGCTAAATCGACTTTCTTACCAACTACCCATTAAAAATCCATTACTAACAGAAATTAAAAACAAGTATCCATATATGTTCAGCATGGTCATTTTAGCATTAAAAAAATCCGATGAATTATTCCAGGTGATCCTACTTGAAGATGAAGTGGCCTACATTGTCCTTCATTTTCAAGCATCGGTGGAACGTCAAAAACAAGTAACCTTACAGAAAAAACGGGCAATCATTGTTTGTCACCTCGGAATTGGCATGTCTCATTTATTAAGATCAAAAATTGAGCGGCAACTACCTGATTTAAAGATTATACAATGCATTAGCAAGGCTGATTTACACAATTATTTGGCGGATGACTTGGACCTAATCATCTCTACAGTTGAGTTACCAGACATGCCAATCCAGCATATTGTCATATCACCTTTGTTTGATTTGGCTGATCAGGAATGTTTACTGGCTTTTATTAACTCGGATGGCGCGGCGGGTGACAACCAGAACGACTATGCTACTTTGCTTCATTTTATTGATAAAAATTCGATTTTCCTACATCTTGATGTCGAACATCGCTTTGAAGTCGTGGAAATGCTTGCTACCTCATTATATAAACAAGGTTTTGTCCAAAAAGAATTCATTCACACTGCAGTTTTGCGAGAAAGAACATCAGCGACTTCGATTGGATCTTCGATTGCCATACCGCATGGCAATCCCACAGGTATTCTTCGCTCAGGTATTGCTGTAGCTATTTTGAAACAGCCAATTGAATGGGGATCAGAAAAAGTTTCACTCGTATTTTTACTAGCGGTCGTTGATGAAGACTCCCAAGTGACCAAAAGACTTTTTAATGAATTATCATTTTTAAGTGAACAAGACGCGCTTATAAAAGAACTAACGCAACAAAATAATACGTCCGCTTTTTTAAAATGTTTGACACAATAA